In Anopheles bellator chromosome 2, idAnoBellAS_SP24_06.2, whole genome shotgun sequence, the genomic stretch GGTGATAGAATACATAGAAAACTTACTTCTGCTTGCACTATTGTACACCAGAGGGCGGTCCGGTGCTCACGCAAAATGTGGCTAGTTTAATCCTTGCAAAAACTGGCTGATCCTTgcaaaaaattgttttaaacgTCTGAGCTAAATTTAAAatagttattattattttgattctgtatttccatttgtttttaaccGCCTTCTTCTCATAGTGCTAACCTTCAAACTGCCCGTGAGTTCCTGTGTTGACGAAATTAGACCGAGCTGTCAAAAGGTACCGCAGAATAGTAAACAAACCCAAAGGAGATGAATTTACCAAATCTCTGCACAGAAATAGACGATTGCAGTCAAAATGGATGCTTCGGCATTTATCAAGAAAGAGAATGGCGTTGAGTAAGTTAGTGTTTGATAGATATTACCAGGTATAACAGCACATTGTTTTCCAGAACCACCAAAATATGCCGTTGGTGCTTGTCGATGTGCAACGCTTTGGAGCCCCTAGCGAACGACGAATCCGGACAATGTAAGCTTCAAAAACTCCTCGATTTTACCGGTTTACAGGTAGGACGANNNNNNNNNNNNNNNNNNNNNNNNNNNNNNNNNNNNNNNNNNNNNNNNNNNNNNNNNNNNNNNNNNNNNNNNNNNNNNNNNNNNNNNNNNNNNNNNNNNNNNNNNNNNNNNNNNNNNNNNNNNNNNNNNNNNNNNNNNNNNNNNNNNNNNNNNNNNNNNNNNNNNNNNNNNNNNNNNNNNNNNNNNNNNNNNNNNNNNNNAAAACCGGTCGGCTACGTTACCGCGAAATCCGATCATTTGAAACAGAAGAGGGCAACGGGAAatgagaagggaagccgatcgtgtacgtcaccgggaatcccgattgtctgaaaaggaggATTAACGGAAAATGATaagagaagccgatcggatacgtcatcaGGAAGTCTGCGTTAAAGATCGCGTTAAAGgaacgatcgcgttaaagtagctgattGAAGAAAATCAACTTCAAGAGCCATTTTTGTCGCTCTTTCAACTTTGGCAAATGAATCTACTTGGAACTAACTAGGATCGCTCATAACTAACTTATCTAATTTGGGAATAATTGTCACTTTTTGAAGTTGGTTTATggccgccttttccccatagtgcatTGAGCCCTCCCCTCAGAACAACCCGCCAAAACACCCTTCGCACGAACCATACGCGACAGCGAGTGCGTAAGTGTCAATAAAACGTGCTCGCCGACGGTAAACTATGGCGCGAACCGGCGCGGACCCCGCGGCACGAccgcaaacaaacggcttcCGTTCAATGTCACGGACCACGCACAGTACCACGGTGTGCCTGCCCTTCCGCCAGACCGCAGACCGGCgcgcttccgattccgaccggGTAGTCGACGCGACGGTCCGTCGCGGAGTTGTGGTGTGCGAAAATAGAGCAGAACGAGAGACCTCGCCCCGATAACCAGGGAAGCATTATGATCGGAACCTGCCGGAGGCTGCTACTCCGATGGGTGCTCCAGTCATCGTTTACCCTGTGTCTgcctctgctgctggtgttggtgttgctggtcGCAGGAAGGACGCCGCGCTGCCGGGCACTGGCCCGTTGGCCAGCGCTGGACTACAAATCCGACCGGGCGTTCTACCCACTGATGGTGTCCTTTTCGCGGTATCCGTTCCACGATGTGTACGAAACAGTGCCTGCCTGTGCCCTGCCAGCCCcacggccgccaccagcaccatcctCTTcaacggcggccaccggccgcgCCCTGTTGGCCAAGGTGCGCAAAACCCATCTGTTCGGGGCACACCAGCGCGAATGGCGCCAACAGAAGCACCAGCAGTCGGTCCGGTTGCCGACGAAGAGCATCTGCCAGGGACTGATCTACCTGCCCCGCGAGTGGGAAGCTTCCGGCCGCCGCATGATGCCACCGAAGATGCGCAAGCTGCTCAAGTACTGCGGGTTCATCTGAGAATCGGTGTTATATTGGAATAAAGTTACCCTCTGTGATGTTACTGCACGAAAACAGGAGCCATCATTCAATTGAAGGCCAGGTGAAACGGACCACTCCAGTTTGTGATATAAAAAGCTGCAAAGCAAAGTTCATTGCCAAGCCAGCAACAAACGACAGGGGCGCGTATGCTGTGTTATTATTTGGCAACCGTTTAAGCAAAACAGTCCGTCCCACTTCCGTCGCAAAGCAATCGAAAGGGTTCAACCGCTTCAACAGGTTCAATTTTAAGCTTTGTGCAACTTTCAATTTACGTATTAAATCATTGAAACTGACTGACTTGAAACTTATTTAGCCAAGGGCAAGAATGCGATAAATTATCTCccttttgttattttaaaggttttattcaaattatagTCTATTATTCAATCAATCACagaaaattatttcttttgaGCTGAGTCAGCCTAGATACAAAACTCAAACTAATTCAAACGTAAACTGAAACAATTAACAATGAAAACACTTTTTTACTAATTCTGATTTACTACAATGAAGGGACATTTACTAATGATGTTGCTCATatttgtgaattttcgagtgtTTTGCTAGATTGCCTGATGACACGAACGCTTTGGAGCAGATTTTACACGCATAAAGCCTTTGGTCAGTGTGAGTGTGAGTCCGGATGTGCACTTTTAAGCCTGATAAAAGCGCAAACTTTGAAGGGCAATCCGGACACTGATAatgttggtccttgttgtgaatttttgaatgttGTGCCAGATTGCCCGATGAACAGAATGCTTTGTCGCAAGTTTTACACACATAAGGCTTTACGCCGGTATGAATATTAATGTGATCTTTTAATGTGGATAACCTGGGAAACTTGGAGGGGCAATAGGGGCACTGGAGGTATTCGTCCTTTTTGTGGATTTTCGAATGTTGTGCTAGTGCAGATGACGAATGAAATGCACTGTCACAAGTTTTACACGGATAAGgtttttcgccagtgtgagtgcaGATGTGAATCTTCAGCTGGTTTGAAAAAAGGTAAATTGCGGAACAATGAgggcaatgttttttttgcttattgCGGTAGCCTTTGCTATGGGCGTTCCGATTTATTGTCTCGGATGATTCTGATGCTGAATCATTAACACACCTGTTGGTTGTCAAAGGGGGAATTTCCCGATCCTGACAGACCATTTCGAAGGTATTTCTTTCGATGTTACCCTGTTCATCAACAGCTTCATTCTCTAATTTGATTGCAACAGGATTTTCCTCTGCttcgaataaatcatcaggTTGATTCCCACAacattcaaatgttttgtttgcttgatAAGTAGCAGTACTCCTCTGATTCAAGGACAAATCTTTCGCCTCATCCGGTGTGCTAACTTCCGTTTTAATTGATAATTTTGTGCCATCCGCACACATGTTGTTTGTCGTAGAGTGATCTTCTTGATCCTGATAGACCAATTCTAAAGGATAGTTTTTGAGGAGGTCCTGTTCACTATCCAGTATAGCATTCGTTTGTTCATCGACAGCTACATTCTCTGATTTAAATGCAATTGCAGTTTCTTCTGCTACGTATGGTTGGTTCCCATAACATTCATGTGACCTGTTTGCTTCGTCAGCAGAGTAACTCCTCTGAACCAAGCGTAAATCGTGCGCTGCATCCGGTGCGGTAACTTCTGTTTTGATTAGCAATTCTGTTCCAACCGTTTTTTCAGCAGAGTGGCCAAGATGGTCAGTACTGATGTCTGCCTCGTTCTTCgctgtgttttgcttttcgataAATCCATTGACCagtgcaatgtttttgttgcatcgCCAGTGAAACGTATACATCTTATCCAAACGCGATTCGCACATCGAGCACAAATACGATGTAACTCCAGGTAATGCATTGGCCTGTAACAATATGAGTCTCATAGAACAGTCTTTCTTGTGGAACAGGTTGAGATGTCTGTTTTAACAATCGTCCTACCTGTAAACCGGTAAAATCGAGGAGTTTTTGAAGCTTACGTTGTCCGGATTCGTCGTTCGCTAGCGGCTCCAAAGCGTTACTCGTCGACAAGCACCAACGGCATATTTTGGTGGTTCTGGAAAAGAATGTGCTGTTATACTTGTTTGTATGTATCAAACATCAACTTACTCAACGCCATTCTTTTTCTTGGTAAATGCCGAAGCTTTCATTTTGACTGCAATCTTCTACTTCTGTACAGAGGCTCTGTAAAttccgcgtccgcgtccgcgttgGGTTTGATTACTCTTCTGCGGTACCTTTTGACAGCGCGGTCTAATTTCGTCAACACAGGAACTCACGGGCAGTTTGACAGCTATCCGTCAAACTGAAGTCACTCAATCTTGTAGGCAATTCAAAATATAATCTACAACAGGAGCAAAAATCGGTTAAACTCGACAGAATGATCAGATTATGTATGAAGCCAACACAGAATAAGGGAAAAGCCAATCACTATGAACGATGAAATACCTCAATTTTGATCAACGTAcaattcgggttgttttcgttCTGTTCTGGTGAAAGTTTAAAACCCCTCTCCACGGTATAAAGAGGGGCTTCCATACAAATTGGCGgtaaatttcagcaaaactcggatagttttcaagcaatttcGCAGGTACAAAAGAATTTCCAATCGAAATCGGAACACCCGGCGTACGCACACAGACAAGCACTGCTAACAATCCGCACCGCCagaccagagagagagagagcagtt encodes the following:
- the LOC131211910 gene encoding uncharacterized protein LOC131211910 — translated: MIGTCRRLLLRWVLQSSFTLCLPLLLVLVLLVAGRTPRCRALARWPALDYKSDRAFYPLMVSFSRYPFHDVYETVPACALPAPRPPPAPSSSTAATGRALLAKVRKTHLFGAHQREWRQQKHQQSVRLPTKSICQGLIYLPREWEASGRRMMPPKMRKLLKYCGFI